In the genome of Peromyscus eremicus chromosome 1, PerEre_H2_v1, whole genome shotgun sequence, the window GCTGGAAGCTCCCGGCCTGTTCTAACTCGCGGCCTGGCTTGAACTGCTTTGGCAGGAACTGGACCAATAGCCCTTGAGAGCTCGCTGACTCTAATTCAGGAGGGAAGGGGTATGATTTAATACACAACTGCCTTCTATCAGGGGAGAAGTGAATCCCGTAAAAGACCAACTCAAGCCAAAAGTAGGCTGGGTGTTCTGGTTTAGAATGGTttctgaagccaggtgtggtggtgaacgcctctaatcccaacactctgcaggcagagaagtaagcgcatctctgtgagttccagaccagcctgatctacatatagagttccaggccagccagggctgcatagcaaaaaaaaaaagaccctgtctccaaaaaatataataaataaataaagattaaaacaGTGCCCAGCTTCTACTTTGCCCTCTATaaaattggggggaggggggctgtctAGAAGCAAGCAACTGCCaagccatttctgactggagGCGACTCGCTGGGACAAGAGCCACCCAGAAAGGCTTCAAAGGAACAGACCCCATTACTGGGGCAGACCTGAGTGGGGCACGATTGACTGTCCAGTTCCAATTGCAGGTTGGGTGTCACTTGACCCGGTGGTACTGGTGGTCGTCGAGGTGAGCTTGAAGCGTGGCCATGGGACCCTGGAGAGGCGGATGCTGTGCTCCCCGCTGGCGGCCGGACTCAGGCCCATCCCGCTGTGGCCAGCGGGGACGACGCTCCCGGAGAGCTGGCAGATGACTCGGCCCAGGGTCCGAGGAGCTCAGGGATCATGGGCACAGGGTCGGCGGGGGCTAGAACTGGAGGTGAGCGAGGTGGGGCGGCGCCGCCAGGGGGCGCGCGGCAAACGGCGGCGACAGCGCTCGGGGCTGAACGGAACGGGGGCGCGCGGGGGAGTGGGGGCGGAGTGGGGGGGGAGTGCAGACCCTGCGCCTGTGCAGTACGTGGACACTGGCCGGAAGGGAGGCGCCACAGCCCCCAGAGGGAAAGCAGGCGCTCCACGCTGGGGGTGGGTCATTCGTGAATCACGCAACGCGGTGGTCGCTAAGTGTCAGAGGTAGCATCTGAGGCCGCTGGAGAAGTCCGCGGTTACTAACTAACCAGCTACACCGAGGCCTGGGAAGCCCGCCTCAGTTTCGctgcacagtgagatccaggcaaACCTGCGCTGGAGTGAGACACAAAGGTAAATATGGGAGCTGGGGTGATGGCTAGGGTTAAGAACACCTGTTGCTCctacagagttcagttcccagcattcacgaGGTGGCTCACAAGTCTATATAACTCCAGCTGCAAGATGTTctgacgccttcttctggcctcagccagcaccaggcatgcacatagtacacagatGTGCAGGCACCAACACgtatacacatcaaataaaccttttaaaatttaaagccaaattgTGTCCTGCGGTGGTGGCGGACTCCTTTTAATCTCAGGAGTGTTGCtgatttttactcttttggggaccGCCATcctgctctcaaataaatcacacagagaggcttatttttttttaattttttatttttattttgcaatacaattcagttctacatatcagccacggattcccttgttctccctcctcccgtccccctcacgtTCCCCCCAGTCCaacccccttcccacctcctccaaggcaaagcctcccccgcggactgagttcaacctggtagactcagtccaggtaggtccagtcccctcctcccaggccgagccaagcgaccctgcataggccccaggtttcaaacagccaactcatgcaatgagcacaggacccggtcccattgcctggatggagaggcttattcttaattataaatgcacgGCCTTagttggcttgttgctagccagcttttcttgtcctaaattattccatctatctttggcctcggggcttttatctttctctattcctgtataccctttttttgtttcttactcatgtctggctttgtgtgtgtggaaggggggggggggggctggcccctggtgtcctccttttttctctctgagatttcttctatttatcctctctgcctggcagccccacctatcctttctcctgcctcgctattggccgttcagctctttatttgaccatcaggtgttctagacaggtacagtaacacagcttcacagagttaaataaatgcaacataaacaaaagtaacacaccttaaaataatattctataacacaagaggcagaggcaggcagatttctgtgagttcaaggccagcctggtctacagaatgagttccaggatagcccgagttacacacagagaaatcttgtcttggaaaaaaaattaaagctaaataaatatatagtaatAAACAAAGGTGGAACCTCAGAACTATAGCAACCCAATACACAAGCTCCACCTATATCCCCTGCTTTCTACTTCTCATCCCCTCCATCCTGAGTTTTGTGTGTAAGGTGtccttgctttttggtttttgcttaGTTTTTTACCATGAGACCTTGCTCTGTTGagcaggcaggtcttgaactcctgggctcaaagGATCCTTTTTTTCAGCCTCCACTAAGACTGCATACAGTCACTCTCCTCACTGGGCCTTTCCCTCTAGAAAATCATGTGGTATTTTCACACGTGAGTTTGATGTGCTTTGGTCAAATTCACTATTCAACTATCCTTCCCTCAGTCTCACCTCAACTTCCACATCCTTCATAGCCTCCTTTCTCATCGTgtccttattatttttattcctgaaGTCCACACATAAGCACATGCATGATACTCGTCTTTCGGAGTctgacttattttgcttaacatgatcACCAGAttcttccattttcctgcaaacaatGAAAAGTCATTCTTTGTGGTTGAATaaaaccatgttttctttatccactcatccatTGATTTCCCCTTACCTtttaactagttttttttttttttttcaaatcctttTGCATCCCTAATACCTCATTTTGTTTTCAGGCTTGAAACTTTATTTTCAGAATGATGTTTGGCCTGGATATCTGTGTCCTCTCAAAATTCATATACTGAAATCCTAACCCCTAAGTAAATGAACTAGGTGAAAGACTTTAAGAACTTAGATCCTGGCACCAAACTCCTCATGAATGGGACTTGTGTCTTTATAGAAGAGGCCCCTAAAGAGCTAGGAGCGCCCCCACTGCCATCTTTGACCCTGAAGATGGGTCTCACCAGACACTGAATCTGCTAGAGCAGGTCCTGAACATCCCACCTGGAGAATTTTGAGACATTCCTGATATCTACAAGGGCCTTTATTATAGCATGCTGTAAAATGGCTAATATGCCTAAACTACTTAGAATCAGACTTACAAAGTTTGGACCAACACTAGCTACTTAGTCAATGTGTTGAACCAAACTGCCTTCTTGCCTCCCAAGGATTGTTACTCTGCTATTCATGGTGGTCACAGAGAACCATACACATACTTATATTACTGTAGAGACTGTAAACTAGTCAATCCACTGTGTACTCATACCATGATTTATTGATCCAATTATAAAGCTACTGGGTGGATAGGTTTGATTGTTTACCTTTTTCCTTAATTGAAGCAATTGGAAAGGAACCTGAATTATGTCTTGGTATATTCATGCAAGAGAGTTCATGAGACTTGATACCCAAGGGTGCATACAAATTTTCAGCtttaagataaaaaaagaaaaactctctCTTTCTGACAATACCAAATTCACTTCTACTAGGAATATGTTAGAGGTCATATTGGTTTACATTTTCATCAGTGGTTAATACTTTCACAGTTAATCTTTCCAGATAAAaggttataaaatattttattgaggtattttactctgtggctggagatatggctcagctattaagagcagttcctgctcttctagaggacccagacttgattcctagcatccacatcgggcagctcacaattgacaatacaccagctccaggggatctgatgcccccctctggcctttgtgggcatcTGTACTCAAAAGGCATacattaaacataaataaaaataacaaataaatgaataccaCAAGAACAGTGGGATGAAATGTAGTTGGCAATGCCCATATGTGAGAATTTGAGAAAAGTTATTATTCATGTTGAGAAAAATGAACCCAGTTCCCACAGACACAGAAATAATTCCAGCTAGGTTAAATGGGAGTGGGGCTAGCTGCCAAGTCTGTCCCTTCTTCCTGACTAGTTTTTCTCCGAATGTTCACACCCTCTCATTATCTCATCCAGTTCCCAAGTGTTGTGAAGAAGCACCCCTTTCTTGTTCTGGAGAATGGATTCTTGGGGTGTTTTGAGCTCACCCAGGGCCCTCCTGGATGTTCAAAACCTAGGTAATCTGGAGAAAGAAACATCATGCCTCCCTTCTTCATTGTGCCCGTCACCAGAAGGCCCTCATTGGCCACACCCCTCACCACTGGGCCTTGGAGTTTGAGGAGGAAAGCACAGACCACTGCTGTTTCAGGCCCAGTTGTGACCCTCTAAAAACTGCATGCTGAATCCTGACCCCTAGAAGCCTCAGAAACATGACTGTGTTTATAGACACAGCCTTTACAGaaataattaagataaaaatgAGGTCTTGTTGGTGCGCCCTAGTCCAATAAGGTTGCATCCTCACATAAAAGGGAGATTAGAACCCAGCTACAGATAGCAGAGGCAACCAACTGTCTGAGGCCAGGAAGAAGCCATCTGCCAACCCAGGAGAGAGGCCCCAGGAGAAACCAAACCTATCAACACCTGATCTTCAACGTCCAGCCTCCAGAACGAAGACACAACAGATTTCTGTCGTTTACAACCTCACCCCTGTGTGTTGTATTTTGTTGTGGAACCCAAATAAATGAACACATCCTCCTTCCTTCTATCTCAGCAGGACtgagtggggagtgggggaagggcaCCACTGGCCTTGGGGACCCAGATCTGACTACAGTGCAGGACACGGTATCCTGGCCCAACTGGTCTCTCCACCTGTAGCTTCTCCTCCCCACTGTGGAGAGCATTTATTTATCCTGAACACACCGGGGATTGATTTCCCACAGAAACACCTTTGGCTCCCCTGCTCCACCTACCTAGCAGGAGCTAAACAAACTTCTTGGCTGGGCACCCGGCGAGCTTTCAGTTATGACCTAAGTCGGGGTTTCTCAGACATTGGTGCCCAGCAGAATTGCCTGAAGGGCCAATTCTTGAACTTCACCCCCAAAAAAGCCCTCTTCAGTAGGCCTGGGGTGGAGGCCCCACAATTCACCTTTCCGGCAGACTTCTAGGTGAGGAGATCTGGTGAAGTAGCCCCGCCAGATCCCTCAGCCCAGGCCCCCGACTTGCTCCCTCTCCCCTGTACCAGGAACTACTTACTCTTCTGCACCCCGTGCACTTGATATTCTGTCTACCCTAGTCCTGCCAGGAACtccctgctgccaagtctgacccCATGGTTAGATCAGGAAACCTCCCAACTTAGGCTAAAGTTGAGAAGTTATGCTATTTTTAAAGGGGAAGCTTTACTGGAATCTGTACCAGGCCTGGAGGCCTCTCCTAAAACACAGCTATCTAAGCCCAGGCTCAAACACAAGGAAGCCCCTGCCATGGTCACCCTCTTGACCCACAGGTGAACGAAGTGGGGGAGGCGTTCTGGGAGAAGAAATGACTTGTGGAAGGACACAGAGCAGAGGCTGTATTCCCACTGGCCCAGGCTGCTCTATCTGAGCCCAAGAGAAccctcctctccctgcccttTGCTCACTCCACTTTCTTGTGACCCCAGCTGGTCCCCGGCATTTGCAGCTAATGATGAAATGGTCTCAAGGGACCTTACAACTTGAAAGAAAAGGAGtcgggaaagagaaaggaaggagagcaggaggagCCAGGAAGCGGAGGGCGGGGCCTCTCAGGAACCTGCACACGTGTACCACCTCGGTTCCTTCCTCTGAGCCGCTGTCGGCCCAGGTGAGCCCTCGCTGAAATGAGCCAACCCCAGGCTTCCCTTTGAAATGGCCAAGTGCTTCAGACGCAGATGGGTTCGTTAGCTGGTCCGTGAGTGAGTGCTCGCTACCCGCCCCTGGACGCGGAGCTTCGGCTAGCAGACCCGGTCCAGCCAAAGCTGCTGCTGTGTACCACCAGGGCTGGGGACGGAGTGGCGGGTGCGCGGATGTGAGCCCTAGAGGTGGGCCACTGCCCTTTCCAGGTCTGTCCCAAGAAGCATTAGGACTCCACAGGGAAGAGGTGAGACTAGCAGCTTGCGCAGCTGTTATCTCACCCAGACCCTGCCTGGGGAAAGGTGAGTTAATTCAGTGGGGGACGGAGCTTCTGGAATCAGGGTCGGCAGCTGAGTTGGAGTTGCCCCGCCTGCTCCCATGTCAGCTGATGAACATCTGGACCCGATTCCTGACAGCTTCATCCTGCAGCCGCCGGTCTTCCACCCGGTAAGCTTAACACAGTAACTAATCAGCTCAATTCCAACTTGCGTGTGAGTGATTGGGCTCCCGGGGTCTTTGCCTTTTCAGTTTGTCTCTTCTGGGCTGGGTGGCTAGAAGAATGGAGGTGGGGTTGTCCGAAAGGGACACTAAGGACTAAGGGCAGCCGCTTCTCCAAGCTGGAAGGAAGGGCCTGGGAACCCTCCCAATCAGGGATAGTGGgaattcctccctctctcctcctgttcAGTGCCCAGGAGACTCTGAAGGCCAGCAATGCTCTACAGGGAGGCCAAACTCCCAGCAGGCACTGCCACTAATGAGCACTGATTATTACTTTCTCCGGCCTGGTCCTCTCCTCCCTAGAGGCCTCCAGTCACTCAGTTAATTAACACATTCTGCCAAGAGCCTGGGAACTGGGAGCCACTGTGCTGCTGGACCCTGCAAAGCTGTGGGCACCGTGCCATGTGAAGAGCCTGGCCTCTGGCATCTCCCCAGGTGCCTGAATAATGGGCTGAAACACCTGAAACCTCCTAGGTTCCCATCACCTCTTGCTTCGGTCATCTGGAGGGCTCCTTGGGGTGGTCTGGGCTCTCTGATTTCCACTGGGTGTTGACAAGTCATACACGGAGGCTGACCCTGTGGACCTGCCCCAGGTTCACCTGTTGACATGTCTTCTTCGGAGCTCCCACTGTGCTCAGGTGAGTGCAGAGCTTGTTGAAGGGAAAGACAACGAGCCTCCAGTTACATGGGGCTGTGATCTTAATGGGAAACCAGCTAGCCAGCTCCTCTCTACTAGGGGCCAAGGGCCAAGCTAGCGTTGTGAGCTAAGTGCTCTGAGAACTCAGGAGAGGGGAGGCCAAACGATGTCAGGATGGAGAACGAGGAAAGGGTGAGAGGGAACAGACCCAGAAAAAGAGTTGAAAAGTGTGTGTATACTTCAGGAAGGCCAGGCAACTGCTCTGTGAGGAAAGATGGGCCCCAGAGGGGCACGGGGGCTGGTCACTCTTGGGGATCTCTGAAGAGAGTCCACATCAGGGTCAGCTCGCTCCCAACTTCTccattcttttctcctctcagCTCCTAAACTCTGAACATTCACTAGTCCTCAGACGCTTCTTTCCCAGGTGGCATTCAATGGATGGCAAGCCTCAGAGGGGACACAGCGGCCTGTCAGTGCTCTGACAGGCCAGTGAAGCTAGATTAGACTTCCCCCGGGCATTGTGGTTTTGACATCTCTGCCCAAGAAAGGAGAGCTTTGAAAAGAACTCTGGTGTTTCCTTGGACTAGCCACTTGAGGGGATGTAGAATTGCCATGGGAACAGATCTCTGGACAAGCCTGTGAGGTGTTATCTAGACTCCCTTAAGATAATGAGAGTCACCCTCAGTGTGGGGTGGCACCATCCTGAGGGCTGAATCCTGGTCCAAATAAAAAACATGCGTTGAGCTAAGCGCCAGCTTTCACTGCAGCCTGAATCCTGactggatacaatgtgaccagctgcttcaagcgcctgctgccatgacttcctgtcatGCTGGACTGTACCCCTGAAGCTGTGAGGCAGAATAAGCTCACcctcccttcagttgcttttgtcagggattttgttacagcaatgagaGAAGTAATCAATCTGGGAAAAAACGGGTTCTTCTCTTCAAGGACATTTTTCTCTTGAggttttattagttactttttctcattgctgtgaaaaaaaaatacagcaaaagaAATGTAAGGCAGGAAAGGTTTGTTTCGGCTCCCAGCCATGGGAGACACATCCACCGTGGCAGGGAAGGTGGTAGGAGGTGGCCACTCTCAACTCCAATGTCAAGAAGCAAAGGCCATGAATGCTTGTACTCCACACTGGCCTTcacctttttattcagtctgggagcAGCCTATGAAAAGGCAATGTACCcatttagggtggatcttcccacttcaagtaACCTTACCTAGAAAATCCCTCAGAGATGTTCCCAAAAGTGTTTCTGTAGTATTTGTAAATTTCATCAAGCTAATAGTCTAGACTGACTTCCCAGTGGGGAAGCCGAGTTCCCTGGTCTTTTCTCTCCACCATACTCACCCCTGCACACAGGAGTCCCTGGTTCCAACTCCAGTCGGCACACCTGGCTTCTCTCCCCTGTTCAGGTGGTTCCCTATGTCACAACAATTTTTGGTGGCCTGTATGCAGGCAAGATGGTCATGCTGCAGGGTGTGGTCCCTCTACGTGCACGAAGGTAAGGGGGACTGTCTAGGATTTGGTACAGCCCAGATTTAGGGGCATCAATCTGGAGTTCCTCTCTACCTTCAGAATCTCTGTGGGTCTCTGACCAGAAGGACATCTCAAAAGCCACACAACACCCCCACCAGGTTTCAGGTGGACTTCCAGTGCGGGTGCTGCCTGCATCCTCGGCCAGATATTGCCTTCCACTTCAACCCTCGCTTCTACACTGTCAAACCCCATGTCATCTGCAACACCCTCCAAGGTGGACTCTGGCAAAAAGAGGTCCGGTGGCCCGGTGTCGCCCTGCAGAAAGGTGCTagcttcctcatcctcttcctctttgagAACGAAGAGGTGAAGGTGAGTATAAAGGGTAGGCATCAAGCAGTCTAGAACGGGCAGGCCCTACACTATTCCTTCTCTCGTCCAATTTTCCATGGCACTGTGATAAACGGCACTGTGGAGACGGGGCTGAGGCTGCTCTGGGCTCATACAACAAGAAGAAAGCACTAACCCCTGGATCTAGTGGGGAGAGGGCTCCATTGCACGGTCAGAGCAAGCACTTAGAGGACTCCTGCTTGGTGCCAGGCACTGGGCTAAACCCTTTATGAGGATGTGCCCATTTATCCTCCCCATAAGGTCTGAGGAGGATACCTTCACAATCCCCTTACAGCTGAGGCAGCAGGAGACGGGGAGAGAGAACTTAATGCCCAGGCTTTGACCTCCATTATGATCTTAATAGAAGGATAATGAGACCTTCGGAAGGCTCTACAAGACAAGGcagctggaggaagggaagtCCTAATGCATACAAATTATCCCCAACTTCCTGAGCCTTGGTTTCCTTGATGTAGATAGGAGGAGGAGaacggtggcggtggtggtggtggcggtggtggcagtggtggcagtagtggtggtggtggtagtggtggtggtggttgctgTGGACCACATGGCAACCATTGCTGCTTAACCAAGTTCCAGCATTTCAACATTGCAGACAGTTCTCTAGCACCTTTTAACTTTCACTCttaatgattctcactatgtGTTCTGGGAGTTTCCTATGtcttttcctttgggaaattttgtgtgggctttgaagaatgaaaaatgtataaaatgacagcctctttaaacaaaataattcctaggaaaaaaaaatcccctctaCCGTGGAACCATATAGCCTGATGATTCtgcacacaggaatcccattGTGCCCTCCTGattacaccaagaacaggaaagttagagatttactaAGGACACACTGGACCCCAAGGATGAAATGCCTACAATTCAGatccagagcctgaggccattAAGGGCCAGAGTTTAGTTAATAAGTACAGAGAAAGCAGAGTGGTACAGTGTAATGGGAAAAGAGTGAGACATGAGAATCTTCCCTCCTAGGAGCGAATGAGGGGAACAGGCCTGTATAGTAAGACTAAGACACAAATGGGGCACAATTAGGGGACAGCTCCGTGCAAATGCTGCACCATGCCCCTTCAGGAATGAAAATTGCTCTTAAATTGTAGTGGAGTGTCTGGTCCCCAGAAGAattccttttcccaaggtcaggcatttagtTAAGGACCTCCATTCCTTCAAGGGCTTGAGGAAAGTTCCTACTTGCTAAAAGCACTATTCTTATCTCTGGCAagaggaacttgtggcccttccTTGGTATAAGAGGGCTACTAGTGGAGTTACTGAACCTTTGAGAACAGTAGGCATTTAGATACTTGCTAAACTTATCACTTTTGTCTCAGGGAAAATGCTGTAATGAAGTTAATGGCCACTTTTGCCCCTGAATCATTGAGTCTGCTTTCAATCTCACCTGTGGCTAAACTATTGCCTTTTTTCAATAAACTCGACGACAGCCAACCTGATTCACCCTCAGATCTTGTccgtctccccacccccaacccccaccccacccccagaattCCACATatcctctttgggacctgaatTCTGCCAAAGCAGGTCTCCAGCAGGTAGTGGCAAGGACGATGATGATGACTACATTGTCTAAGAAGGGAAGAGCTCGGTCATCGATAAAGAGCCTGGACAGTGCCCTGGTCCCAGTATCAGCTCTGCCACCTACCAGCTCCAACCCTGGGTAGATTACATAAGTTTATCTGTACAATGCACCTGCCTTGCAGAGTTTGtggaaaaacaaataagtaaaactaGGGAGGCATGCTTGCTAGTGCCTGGGACGGATTATGCACACAGTGAACAGTGGGCTGCTCTTCAGCTGGGCTCTGTCTGCTTCTCCAGGTGAGTGTAAATGGACAACATTTTCTTCACTACCGCTACCGGCTCCCACTGTCACGTGTGGACACCCTGGGCATATTTGGTGACATTTTGGTGAAGGCTGTTGGATTCCTGAATACCAATGTAAGTTCTCTTGGAaccaaggctgggcagtggtggcctctGACTTCTCCTGATCTGGACAGATCTAGAGCTTGCTCACTCACCCCAGactgagagacagaggaaggtctTCTATGCCCCGGATAACTGAGACGGGAAGTGCACAAAGGTGTCAGAAATAAATGGGGTGCGGAAGAAGAGAAGGTGGCCACAGTGAGGAAGCTCAGGGCCATAGATAAGACTCTTTCCTGTTGGTACAGTCTGGTTAGCACTGAGGGGGCAAAGGATTTGGTACATCAGGGTCCATGCAAGCTGCAGTTTGATAATGGATCCTATCTACCCGATTAACTTATTCAAAATTCAGCTAAATACATGGTTCAGTGGTAGCGCTGCCCTGGCAAACACAAGGCCCTagcttcaatccccagtactgccaaAATCAGCCCTGGATTGATGCAGTAAGTCTGAGGTGGGGCCAGGAACAGGAACATTCAACACTCAGCTTTCAAAGGTGTGAGAAGCAGTCAGGGGCTTACAGTGGTCCCAAAGGctcacagttgtttttttctttcttaacagCCATTTGTGGAGGGTAGCAGAGAGTATCCAGTTGGATATGTGAGtttcttccttctattttttattacatttagtgtgtgtgtgtgtgtgtgtgtgtgtgtgtgtgtgtgtgtgaatacatgatATGTCAATGTGTGTATGATGAGGgaagcatgcatgtgtggaggtcaga includes:
- the Lgals12 gene encoding galectin-12, which translates into the protein MSADEHLDPIPDSFILQPPVFHPVVPYVTTIFGGLYAGKMVMLQGVVPLRARRFQVDFQCGCCLHPRPDIAFHFNPRFYTVKPHVICNTLQGGLWQKEVRWPGVALQKGASFLILFLFENEEVKVSVNGQHFLHYRYRLPLSRVDTLGIFGDILVKAVGFLNTNPFVEGSREYPVGYPFLLSSPRLEVPCSRTLPRGLWPGQVIVVRGLVLQEPKDFTLSLRDGATHVPVTLRASFTDRTLAWVSSWGRKKLISAPFLFYPQRFFEVLLLCQEGGLKLALNGQGLGATSLDQKALEQLRELRISGSVHLYCVHY